The Aeoliella mucimassa genome includes the window AGTCATCGAGCAGCGGCATGGTGCACACGAAGTAGCCGCTCACGGTGCGATACGACCAGACGATCTTGCCGCTGCGTTCCCAGCTCCGCAACTCGTTCGGAGCGACGCCGAGTCGCTCCGCCGCCTCCATCCACAAGAATCCTTCCAAATAGGTTTTGTTTGCAATTCCAATCGACCAGCTGGATTTGGCTTACGATGACTGAACAACAATACCAAAATCAGGCACTGCGCGGTAGCACCTCCCAGACAACCTCGTCGCCTTTCACTTCACACCGTCACGGCACCATCTTCATTATCAGTACTGGATCCCTCTCGGCAACGCAGAGGTCATCTTGAACACTGAAGCTGTTCGTGCGAATTCAGCGGTCCTTGTACTAGCGACTTCGCAGCCCCTGGTGAATTCGGGGGAAAAGATGAAACTGACAGTCGATTGCCCGGATTGTTGGCTACTCGGGGCATTCACACAGTTTCTGGCACGAACAGACCACTTCACTGCCCCAAAAACACCACGATTGCAGTGCGAGACGCGTCTTTCGGCTATTCGGTGGACCCAAGTAGCTCTTCTAAATTGGTACACTATTCCTTGGCCAACAAAGTCGGCTTGGTCAGGCCGCAACACGCCAGCGGAATGTGCGAGAAGATTGTAGCAGATTCTCCCGGCTTCGAATGGGCAGTGAACGTCCTCCCGACCCCTTATGTATCTCGATTGTAGTGGACCGGGCTCAACATACTTGGCCCCAGCCCCCGTCCAGAACTTGCATTACCTGTACAATTACTCTCAATTCAAAGGTGGCCAAGATTTGAAGCCACGCGACGAACACTCCAACACTCTTAGAACACTCAACTCGATCGATTCTCGTGCAAACCCTCTTGGGTGGAGAATCAAGGTCTCCATAGTCGAATACAAGGGTTGCAAGAACCTGATGATGCAGTACTAGTACGTCTTTCCTGAAATCCATTCCGCTGCTATATGCTGCGGAATGAAAAAGCACATTGTTTGCCTGGACCACCAGGCCCGTGGAGGTTTGGAGCAGCTAGCACGCTCAGGCGCCCGCGCGGCGCAAGTGGTGCGTCGCTGCCAGATATTATTGAAATCGGACTCGGGATGCACCGACGAAGAGATCGCCGAGCATGTGGGCTGCACGACGCGCAACGTCCGAGCCGTCCGAAAGCGGTTCTGCGAAGAGGGCGTCCAGCGGGCGGTGTACGATGCGCCTCGCTCGGGCCGCCCCCCAGAGTTCACCAAGCGGCAGCAGCAACAGGTAATCGCCCTGGCGTGCAGCGAGCCGCCCGAGGGACGGGCTCGCTGGACGCTGGAATTGTTGTGCGAGCACGCGGTGAAGGAAGGCTTCGTCGATTCGCTCAGCGTGACGGAGGTCTCGCTGTGGCTCAAGGAACACGACCTGAAGCCGTGGCGAAAAAAACTTGGTGCGTGCCCAAGCTGAACGACGAGTTCTGTGAGCGGATGGAGGACGTCCTCGAGCAGTACGAGAAGCCGCTCGACCCGAACGAGCCGGTCGTCTGCCTCGACGAGCAGCCCTATCAGAGGGTCGACGACGCGCGGCCGCCCGAGCCCGCGGCACCCGGCAAGATCGCGAAGCAGGACTACGAGTACCGCCGCTGCGGAACCTGCAGCGTGTTCGTGGCGGTCGAGCCGAAGGCGGGCAAGCGATTCGTTCAGGCCAAGCGTCACCGCAAGCGAGCCGACTTCGCCCGGTTCGTCCGCGACCTCTTGAAGCGCTATCCCGACGCAGAGCGGGTTCATCTGGTGATGGACAACCTCAACACGCACAACGAGAAGTCGTTGATCGAAACCTTTGGCGAGGAGGCGGCTCGGCCAATGCTGGAGCGGATTGTGTGGCATTTTACCCCCAAGCATGCCAGTTGGCTCAACATGGCCGAGATCGAAATCTCGGCCATACAGCGACAATGCCTGGGACGTCGGTTGGCTTCGCTCGACAAGGTTCAAAGCGAACTCTCCCACTGTTCACGCGACCGCAATCGGAAGAAAATCAAAATCAATTGGACCTTCCATCGAAAAGACGCCAAACGCGTCTTCCCTGAACTCTATAGGAAATGACTTCCGGGACGACGTACTAGTGCTCATTGACTGGCCAGCAGCTGGCCCGGTCGACCGGAACACATCACAAACACCTGGCCGAGCCACTCGTTTTCACTTCCATTTTTCCGCTCCCTACGCCCGTCATGCCCCTTCACCAGATTTCGCCTTGTGAAGGTGCTGATCGAGAGCGAAAAATTCGACACTGAGAGGTATACTAACCAATCGACGTGCACCCCTGACTTCTTCTATTATTTTCCAGGCAGGCGCGAAGTGATGGGAGTGACTCCTATGCGTTACATTATGGAGTCCAAGATGAATGGAGGCTCAAAGTGCCAAATCGACAAGCATCTGAAATCCGTTCCGATTGGTCCGCAATCTTTTGTGATCACGTCATTCAGTTGCTGAACGACGTAGAAGATCGGGCTAGCAAGCAGAAGCCTATCGATCCTATTCATGCCGCGAACCAATTATTCGATGGTCTATTGTTCCTGCAACTCTTCGACTCGCACGTCAATGACGAAGTTTTTCCATGGAGTATCGAAGTTCTCGTTGACACCTCAATCTCGGGGTGGTGCTATGAAGAGGACGACCCCGTTGCTCCATGTGATCTGGACGACGCCCAATCGTGGATAACCCAAACTGTTGAAGTATACGAACATAAAGGAGATGTCGATTTATGGTGTGAACCAGGGCCGAGGCGGCTGCATATCGTCCAAGAGGGCGCGGAGCATTTGCTCACCATTGACGCTGCAGATGAGTGGTGGAAACGCAACGAACTCAAGAACACCATTGTTAAGAGCTTAGTTGACTTGCGATTCAAGCGTGAAAAGGAAGCCCTTAAACAGCTCGACACCGAGAAGTCGTCGCTCATTCCGCTAGCCTATGAGATGCTTGCTGATGATTTACGCGACCTGAACGCCACACTTCAGTCTTGGCTCGAAAACACGGTCGACAGCCCCCTTCGACATCAGCTCGCAAACTCTGTCGACCGACTATGGCTGCGGTTAGGAAATGGCTTCATCCACCTGCTTGATGTAAATATGGCGGACAGACTGTGGCTCTCAGAGCTCTGGTCGGACGTGAGATGGGTGCAAAGATGGGTCGAGCTATTTGGCGATGAGTTGAAACACTGTCCACAGGGATTGATGGTGTGGGTACAGAACCAGCTACGACAAAGTAATGTCGACTTCAGCCAACACCCATCGTATGTACGCGATCCAAGGTCCTTGGACTTCGGGCAATGGGCCCAAACCGCGACGAAAGCGAGTCGGCCGGCTGCCACAAAAGGCGTCGGGACTCGCCGCAAGAACTCCAAACTCAATGTGAACAGGAAGATGTGGGCCATGATCTCGAAGGACCACGATCGAGCACGGCAATTATCACTCCAGGGCTGGGCCGATCTAATCGGTTGCGCAAAAGGAACGGTCCACAAAACCGACGCTTGGAAAAAGCTCGAAGCGTATAAGAAAATGGA containing:
- a CDS encoding helix-turn-helix domain-containing protein is translated as MKKHIVCLDHQARGGLEQLARSGARAAQVVRRCQILLKSDSGCTDEEIAEHVGCTTRNVRAVRKRFCEEGVQRAVYDAPRSGRPPEFTKRQQQQVIALACSEPPEGRARWTLELLCEHAVKEGFVDSLSVTEVSLWLKEHDLKPWRKKLGACPS
- a CDS encoding IS630 family transposase; amino-acid sequence: MPKLNDEFCERMEDVLEQYEKPLDPNEPVVCLDEQPYQRVDDARPPEPAAPGKIAKQDYEYRRCGTCSVFVAVEPKAGKRFVQAKRHRKRADFARFVRDLLKRYPDAERVHLVMDNLNTHNEKSLIETFGEEAARPMLERIVWHFTPKHASWLNMAEIEISAIQRQCLGRRLASLDKVQSELSHCSRDRNRKKIKINWTFHRKDAKRVFPELYRK